TGAACACTCCGACGTCGACCCATGTCACTGTAGTGGTGGTTTAAATGTATCAAAGGTGGGGTTTTTGTCGTGACAATAAAATACCTCTTTTGCTTTATCATTTTATGTGTGTGCAGGTGCACGTCTGAATTCTAATCTACAGGCAATGGGCAGATGCTGCAAACGCAATGGGAGACTGCTGTGCATGTGCCTGCTGCCTTGCATGATGACCAGCCACCTTCTGATCTATGTTATGGTGTCTATATTTGTCACCATGTCCTACACTCCTCCCCCGAAAATAATCATTCACTATATTGCTCCTGGGATTTCTGTCAACACCTCCACGTTGGCCTCTCACCCACTCGAGCCCTTCTGGAACCTTCGTCTTGAGGACGGTGCCTTGTGGAACCAGTTGCAACACGCTTTGGACCGTCTGCACAATCCGATACTGCGAAGAAATACAACGGGAGACGAAAGCCCGACTGACTGCTTGTCATGCAAGTGTTCAGTTCCTCAGATAGATGATTTAAACTCCATGCCAGAACAAATTAAAGCATTTGTTTGGTCAATGCACTGCAGGGAATATCCCCTTCTTATCAATCAGCCTGATATGTGTGGGAGGAACAACAGAGATTCTCCTATGCTCATCATGGCCATCAAATCTCAAGTGGGGAACTTTGAAAACAGGCAGGCTATCCGTGAAACGTGGGGCCGCAGCGGGCTGGTCAGGGGGGAAGATGGTAAGAAAAGTAGATTAGTACGCACAATATTTCTGCTGGGACGGCAGGACTCGAGTACAGGTCCTCACCCAGACCTGAAAAACCTCTTAGATCTCGAGAATCAGAAATACAGGGACATCCTGCAGTGGGATTTCAGAGATGCCTTCTTTAACTTGACCCTAAAGGACCTGTTGTTTTGGCACTGGCTCCAGCAGCACTGCCCCAACGCCATTTTTGTGTTCAAAGGGGATGATGATGTCTTTGTTCGAACGGGCGCCCTTCTGGATTACTTACACAAGCAGTGGGATGAGCACAACCTGTTGAGAGTCTCTACAAATGACACTGAAAGGACTTTGGACCTCTTTGTGGGGGATGTTATCAATAACGCAATGCCAAACCGGGAGCCGTCCACTAAATACTACATTCCAGAACGTTTCTACAAAGGCGTGTACCCGCCATATGCCGGCGGTGGCGGAGTGGTGTATTCCGTCTCCCTTGCAATGCGATTGAAGGAGGTGTCCGAGAGGGTGCACCTCTTCCCAATAGATGACGTGTATCTGGGCATGTGCCTGCACAGACTCGGGTTCTCACCAGGCCGCCACCCAGGGTTTTTAACTTTTGACCTCCCGGAGATGGACAGGGCCAATCCATGCGCTTACAAGTCCGTCCTGCTCGTTCACAGACGGGATCCCAAGGAGATGCTGACTCTGTGGAAGCAGCTCCAGAGTCTGCCTCGTCAATGCTGAGTCTCATTTGCCTGACAAATAGGACTCATTGAAAGCAGGCGCACTCATTTGGAAAACGCATCCATCTTCTTGACTAATCTTCATGTGGAGCATGGTGGTACCTTGTCGTGTTCACACGCAATCAGCTGCACCTGTACTCCAAAGCGTTTCATCACCCTGAGGTGTCAGAGCTACCTCAAAGGGTGCAGTTCACGAGGGCATTACATAATACAGGTATAAACATGGGCCTGTTTAAAATCTGAATATATATGTGTATCCTTTCAATGTATGGTAGAAGCTTTCATTTATTGCCACCCAGAGGAAACAAGACGTTTGATTGGATTAGTGTAGGTCTAGTTTTATGATTTGTTCCCCGGTGAACATGAATTAATGCTTTCTCTATATCAAAATCAAATTCTCTTCAACTCGGATCAGACTACTATTTTcagaatgtattttaaaatattttcatacCAGCCCAATACTTAAAATGATAATTCATAGCAATGCTTGCTTATCATTGATTATCACGTAGCCAGGATGGACGCAGTGCAcataaagtttttatttcaacttttttttttttactgcaaaaCACGCTGCTAATTAAAAAGTGTCCTTCTTCTTATTGTCtctaaaattattattttttctgctcTGGCGATATGACAAGATTTCATACGAGTGACTTGAGATATAAGTACAATTTAGATCATTTCAAAGAAACGGAGGGGATGGTGGTGTCACTGGAAAGAAACGCAACCTGCAGGAAGgctatttgtttatttacccATAGATTGAAACATTACATAAAATTGAAGGTCTGAAAACGTCCATGAAAACGTTTTAGTGAATATCCTCATATCGTATCCTCTTGTGCATTTTGTATGTATGTAGTATGAGCATGCAATTGGGCAATTATAACTTGTATTCAGTCTGTTCTActtctactactgtactctcagcttgtcccgtcaggggttgccacagcaaagcaactctctccacttcaccctgtcctttgcatcgtcctctccaacaccagccactctcattgtctcatttctaatcctgtccaacctggtcactcccaaggagaacctcagcatcttaatctccgccacttctagctccgcctcctgtcttttcctcagagtcactgtctctaagccgtccatcatggctgtcctcacccttgtcttgtagacctttcccttcatcctcgctgacactctcctatcacatagGAAATTGTGTCCGACTACAAGCTACAAATTAACggctgtgtgcatgtgcacaaacTACATATTTTTGTCACAGCAAAGAGCACGCTTTGCATGTGTGGCTAAACAGGAATATATCTCATCAGGAAAACTTATACTGGGAAAGAGAGAATCAGGAAGTACATTAGTTTATATATAGTGTTACCAATATTATGTTAAAACCAGGGAAACTACCGTCTGTCTTCATTTAAAgtgaggaacaggaggaggaggagtttggaCGACTTGCCCCAGGAGGTGAGTCTCCTCCGGGGAGtgaaagcaggagaaaaaacacacacaccaaacccaGAAGACGCTGGCTGGCATTGTGTCTCATGTAAACACGTCTAAAACATTGTATTAAAATGCAATTGTTCTTGAGTTCCTCTCATCTATTGTAATAAAGCCTCTGGGTGTCTGGTCTTTAGCATTGATTTTTGGTACTAATAGCCAGACGGTGGCTTCAGCGTAATATGAttgcagagaggaagacaaggaGACAACTGAGCACTGATAAGAGGAGATGGAGTCGATTTTGTGTAATCATGATTGAACACACAAACTATACACGTTTTAGCTTCGTGCACTACcatgagttttgttttgtttgtcagatACAAACGAAGTCAATTTTAATTGGAGGTTAATGAAAAAACGACCCTTGCATTTAATGACGCCCTTATGAAAGAATTTGTGCGTTAATTAGTGTTAAACGCTGGAGTTCCTggaaacatgaacatgaaccCTTGAATCTGTCGTTATTAACAAATAGCGCCACCCAGTGGAGAACCGTGGTAACGACTGGAAACTTCCTGATTAAACAGGAATATTCAGGAGACTAAGAGATTGTAAACCTAATTTatctggggaaaaaaatctaaacaaatGAGAGAAACTCTTCTTTccgtttaaatgtgtttatttattggaCTCGTACATGAAAATACATGATATTTAATAATTATCTAAGACATAAAATCCAGCCTGTAGAGGAGTCCGTGTTTTTAAGGTTTGTCCTGGGTGCTGCCGTGTGTCTCCTTGCTGCTGCCttctccctctgaacacacactcTGCTCTGGGTTCTCCTCCGAGCTCCTCTTGATAGCCAGCTCTCTCTCAGCCTCCTCCCCGTGTGAAGCTTTAGCCGCCTGGATGTGGAGCTTCCCGTCTGGATCCAGGTAGCAGGTGATGCCTTCGGGGT
The nucleotide sequence above comes from Brachionichthys hirsutus isolate HB-005 chromosome 19, CSIRO-AGI_Bhir_v1, whole genome shotgun sequence. Encoded proteins:
- the si:dkey-175m17.6 gene encoding N-acetyllactosaminide beta-1,3-N-acetylglucosaminyltransferase 2; its protein translation is MGRCCKRNGRLLCMCLLPCMMTSHLLIYVMVSIFVTMSYTPPPKIIIHYIAPGISVNTSTLASHPLEPFWNLRLEDGALWNQLQHALDRLHNPILRRNTTGDESPTDCLSCKCSVPQIDDLNSMPEQIKAFVWSMHCREYPLLINQPDMCGRNNRDSPMLIMAIKSQVGNFENRQAIRETWGRSGLVRGEDGKKSRLVRTIFLLGRQDSSTGPHPDLKNLLDLENQKYRDILQWDFRDAFFNLTLKDLLFWHWLQQHCPNAIFVFKGDDDVFVRTGALLDYLHKQWDEHNLLRVSTNDTERTLDLFVGDVINNAMPNREPSTKYYIPERFYKGVYPPYAGGGGVVYSVSLAMRLKEVSERVHLFPIDDVYLGMCLHRLGFSPGRHPGFLTFDLPEMDRANPCAYKSVLLVHRRDPKEMLTLWKQLQSLPRQC